Below is a genomic region from Glaciihabitans sp. INWT7.
CTCATCCTCCTGACCGCCGATCGCCCGGCGGAGCTCCGCGGCATCGGGGGCAACCAGACCACCGACCAGGTCGGGATCTTCGGCAGCGCCGTCGGCTGGGTGCGGGATGTCGCGCCGCCCACCGATAGCTCGCAGGCGGCAGCCCTGGCCGAGGAGGCCCATGCCGCCGCGGCCACCACGCCGGGGCCGGTGCAGCTCAACCTGTCGTTCCGGGAGCCGCTGTCGGGACCCGTCCAGCAATTGCCGGTGATCCCCGAGCGGAGGCTCGTCGACGAGCCGCCGGATGAGCCTCGCCGGATTCCGGATGCTGCCCGCACCGTCGTCATCGCCGGACATGGCGCCGGACCCGCTGCCGAGTCATTCGCGAGGTCCCTCGGGGTGCCGTTGCTCGCCGAGGTGTCGAGCGGGTCGCACTTCGGACCGAACCTCGTCGTCTCCTACCGGGCGCTGCTCGACGACCCCGAGTTCGGCGGCCGGGTCGAACGCGCCGTCGTCTTCGGGCATCCCACGCTCAGCCGTCAGGTGCCGATGCTGCTCAACCGGTCGGATGTTCTCGTGCACATCGTTCGCGGGGTCACCGCTGATGCGTACAACCCGGGGCATCGCGCGGCCACGATCGATGCGTCGGTCACCCCTGAGGGGCTCCCGGACGAGACGGCGGATGGGCGGGCCTGGCTGGGCAGCTGGGTTCATGCCGGTCGAGGCATACTCGCGGTCGACGAAACGCGGGCCCCGGCGTCCCATGAGCGTGCGGGCGACTTCGCGCGTGAGCAGCTCGCGGTGTTCCGGCAGCCGGTGACGCGTCGGATGCTCGTGGAGTCCGTGTGGCGCGTCACCTGGCCGCACGACCGGCTCGTTCTCGGGGCCTCACGGCTCATCCGCGAGGCGGACATGTTCGTGCCGGGCAAGCGCATCACTGTGCATGCCAACCGGGGGCTCGCCGGCATCGACGGCACGATCGCCACGGGCATCGGCATCGCACTCTCGAGCCAGGATGCCGACGGCGGCGGCGCATCCGGAATCACCCGCGTGCTGGTGGGCGACCTGACCGCGCTCTACGACGTCGGCGCACTCCTGTTCGGCGGCGGAGAAGTTCGGCCCCGCATCCAGGTGATCGTCGGCAATGACGGGGGCGGCACCATCTTCGACGGGCTCGAGGTGGCCGCGACGGCTCCCGCCGATGCCTTCGACCGGGTGCAGTACACGCCGCAGACGGTGGACCTGCGCGCCCTCGCGACCGCCTACGGGTGGGACTACCGGGTCGCGCGAAACCGTGGCGAACTGGATGAGGCGCTCGCGGCATCCGAGACGCCGACGCTCGTCGAGGTGCCGCTGCCGCGCTGATCGGAGCCTTTCCTCGCAGAATGGGTGCTTGGCCTGCGCGCTGCTGCCGCCGCCGCCCGGTC
It encodes:
- the menD gene encoding 2-succinyl-5-enolpyruvyl-6-hydroxy-3-cyclohexene-1-carboxylic-acid synthase, which gives rise to MSIPATGAVPVGSPATAFSVALIGELIGRGVRDIVLCPGSRSQALALAAAAWERDGKLRLRVRIDERVAGFLALGIAVETGHPVAIITTSGTAVANLHPAVLEAHHSGVPLILLTADRPAELRGIGGNQTTDQVGIFGSAVGWVRDVAPPTDSSQAAALAEEAHAAAATTPGPVQLNLSFREPLSGPVQQLPVIPERRLVDEPPDEPRRIPDAARTVVIAGHGAGPAAESFARSLGVPLLAEVSSGSHFGPNLVVSYRALLDDPEFGGRVERAVVFGHPTLSRQVPMLLNRSDVLVHIVRGVTADAYNPGHRAATIDASVTPEGLPDETADGRAWLGSWVHAGRGILAVDETRAPASHERAGDFAREQLAVFRQPVTRRMLVESVWRVTWPHDRLVLGASRLIREADMFVPGKRITVHANRGLAGIDGTIATGIGIALSSQDADGGGASGITRVLVGDLTALYDVGALLFGGGEVRPRIQVIVGNDGGGTIFDGLEVAATAPADAFDRVQYTPQTVDLRALATAYGWDYRVARNRGELDEALAASETPTLVEVPLPR